One genomic region from Prevotella sp. Rep29 encodes:
- a CDS encoding septal ring lytic transglycosylase RlpA family protein, translated as MKYFLSFLLVGCSLSAHAQQRGVASYYSKRATGAMTASGEKLHHDSMTCAHRTHPFGTILHVKNPANGREVVVRVTDRGPFGRGRIIDLSWGAAKELGILSQGIAQVEVNVIGEGEVYRTKVAYKPSKKYRKSSSAKYKKKKAQLKSKKRKGKSKSKKRR; from the coding sequence ATGAAATACTTTCTGAGTTTTTTGCTTGTCGGCTGCAGCCTGTCGGCTCATGCACAGCAGCGGGGCGTCGCTTCCTACTATTCGAAGCGGGCAACAGGTGCCATGACTGCCAGTGGGGAGAAACTGCACCACGACAGCATGACCTGCGCACATCGGACACACCCCTTCGGAACGATTCTCCACGTGAAGAATCCTGCCAACGGGCGCGAGGTGGTGGTGCGAGTAACCGATCGCGGACCTTTCGGCAGAGGGCGCATCATCGACCTGTCGTGGGGAGCGGCGAAAGAACTGGGCATCCTCTCACAGGGAATAGCCCAAGTGGAGGTCAACGTCATCGGAGAAGGGGAGGTCTATCGGACGAAAGTAGCCTACAAACCCAGCAAGAAATATCGGAAGAGCAGCTCGGCGAAGTATAAGAAAAAGAAGGCTCAACTGAAATCCAAGAAACGGAAAGGCAAGAGCAAAAGTAAAAAACGCCGCTAA
- a CDS encoding energy transducer TonB, protein MGRRICFLVCCCMVFCLADLFGQSTGKSWKDGFRVSYVQDRQLRKHGNHLNFVRLDLEWPEQLNGSTLQSLQSHLCKRLFQMEGASLHSACQQFLEDMGTPLETVPEDGSLKTYYVTCDLKEVAYDERGYVSLRAFRYVEPKDTSERATLYQQLITYDLLNERILTVADILSMRMLNDMELRVALMERLLYEAGISEISMENQTFSLDACLVNGGVMFGFTSGGEEGQHQELVILPLEEISPFLTKDAKRLLRGEMKAQKKKGVKGLESSVSEESIASLPDSMKIHTAVDEMPVFSFDGQGIAPYISTRMRLPEGMQSSGRVITTFVVEKDGTLSDFSILKPISPVVDRELVRVLRNMPAWQPGKLDGQPVRVRLVVPVSLQAG, encoded by the coding sequence ATGGGAAGACGTATTTGCTTCTTGGTATGCTGTTGCATGGTCTTCTGTTTGGCAGATTTGTTCGGGCAAAGCACGGGCAAGTCCTGGAAAGACGGCTTTCGGGTCAGCTATGTGCAAGACCGGCAACTGAGAAAGCATGGCAATCACCTCAATTTTGTCCGATTAGACCTTGAGTGGCCCGAGCAGTTGAACGGTTCCACCCTTCAGTCCTTGCAGTCGCATCTTTGCAAGCGTCTTTTCCAAATGGAAGGAGCTTCTCTGCATTCTGCCTGCCAGCAGTTCCTTGAGGATATGGGTACCCCTTTGGAGACTGTTCCGGAAGATGGGAGCCTGAAAACCTATTATGTTACCTGCGATTTGAAGGAAGTGGCTTATGACGAGCGCGGATATGTCTCATTGCGGGCATTCCGCTACGTTGAACCCAAAGACACTTCGGAGCGAGCAACCCTCTATCAGCAACTGATTACGTATGATTTGCTCAACGAGCGGATACTGACAGTGGCAGATATCCTGAGTATGCGCATGTTGAATGACATGGAGCTGCGGGTTGCTTTGATGGAGCGGCTCCTCTATGAGGCAGGTATTTCAGAGATTAGCATGGAGAATCAGACCTTTTCGCTTGATGCTTGTTTGGTGAACGGTGGTGTCATGTTCGGCTTTACTTCGGGAGGGGAGGAAGGACAGCACCAAGAGCTGGTGATCTTGCCGTTGGAAGAAATAAGCCCGTTTCTTACAAAAGATGCCAAGCGGTTGTTGCGAGGCGAGATGAAAGCTCAGAAGAAAAAGGGTGTGAAGGGATTGGAATCTTCCGTTTCGGAGGAGAGTATCGCGTCATTGCCCGATTCGATGAAAATCCATACGGCGGTGGACGAGATGCCAGTGTTCAGCTTTGATGGGCAGGGGATTGCCCCGTATATCTCCACTCGCATGCGTCTTCCTGAGGGGATGCAATCGTCGGGCAGGGTGATAACGACTTTCGTGGTAGAGAAAGATGGCACATTATCGGACTTTTCCATTCTGAAACCTATCTCACCAGTGGTGGATCGTGAGCTGGTGCGTGTCTTGCGCAACATGCCGGCATGGCAACCGGGTAAGCTCGACGGGCAGCCCGTGCGTGTGCGGTTGGTCGTTCCCGTCTCTCTGCAAGCCGGGTGA
- the gdhA gene encoding NADP-specific glutamate dehydrogenase — translation MNVEKIMQNLEQKHPGESEYLQAVREVLESVEEVYNQHPEFEKAKIIERIVEPDRIFTFRVTWVDDQGEVQTNLGYRVQFNSAIGPYKGGLRFHKAVTPSMLKFLGFEQTFKNALTTLPMGGGKGGSDFDPVGKSDAEIMRFCQAFMLELRHNIGPDQDIPAGDVGVGGREIGFLNGMYQKLSRQYHTGVLTGKGETWGGSILRPEATGYGALYFTEHLLHKAGKDIKGLTIALSGFGNVAWGAAKKAKELGAKVIAISGPDGVCHIPEGITDEMIDYMLDMRASNRNKVEDMATKFPGKAQFTAGKKAWSIPCDIALPCAFQNELSEDDAKELKANGCWCCCEVSNMGCQPGAIHFFQKNGVLFAPGKAVNAGGVATSGLEMTQNAAHLNWSGKEVDDKLHWIMENIHEQCVKFGTQADGTIDYVKGANIAGFMKVATAMLEQGII, via the coding sequence ATGAACGTTGAGAAAATCATGCAGAACTTGGAGCAGAAGCATCCAGGTGAATCAGAGTACCTTCAGGCTGTTCGCGAGGTGCTTGAGTCAGTTGAGGAAGTTTACAACCAGCATCCCGAATTCGAGAAAGCAAAGATTATCGAGCGCATCGTAGAGCCCGATCGTATCTTCACTTTCCGTGTAACTTGGGTTGACGACCAGGGTGAGGTTCAGACCAACCTCGGTTATCGTGTACAGTTCAACAGCGCTATCGGTCCGTACAAAGGCGGTCTCCGTTTCCACAAGGCTGTGACTCCTTCCATGCTGAAGTTCCTCGGTTTCGAGCAGACATTCAAGAATGCGCTCACCACACTGCCTATGGGTGGTGGTAAAGGTGGTTCTGACTTCGACCCAGTGGGCAAGTCTGACGCTGAAATCATGCGTTTCTGCCAGGCATTCATGCTCGAACTCCGTCATAATATCGGTCCCGATCAGGACATCCCTGCTGGTGACGTAGGTGTTGGTGGACGCGAAATCGGTTTCTTGAACGGTATGTATCAGAAGCTCTCTCGTCAGTATCACACTGGTGTCCTCACTGGTAAGGGTGAGACTTGGGGTGGTTCTATCCTCCGTCCTGAGGCTACTGGTTACGGTGCTCTCTACTTCACAGAACACCTTCTCCACAAGGCAGGCAAAGACATCAAGGGTCTGACAATCGCTCTCTCTGGCTTCGGAAACGTGGCTTGGGGTGCTGCCAAGAAAGCAAAGGAACTCGGTGCTAAGGTAATTGCTATCTCTGGACCGGACGGCGTATGCCATATTCCTGAAGGAATCACCGACGAAATGATCGACTACATGCTCGACATGCGTGCTTCTAACCGCAACAAGGTTGAAGACATGGCTACCAAGTTCCCAGGCAAAGCACAGTTCACTGCTGGCAAGAAAGCATGGAGCATTCCTTGCGACATCGCACTTCCTTGCGCATTCCAGAACGAGCTGAGCGAAGACGACGCTAAAGAACTGAAGGCTAATGGCTGCTGGTGCTGCTGCGAGGTATCTAACATGGGATGCCAGCCGGGCGCAATCCACTTCTTCCAGAAGAACGGTGTGCTCTTCGCTCCGGGTAAGGCAGTGAACGCCGGTGGTGTGGCTACTTCTGGTCTCGAAATGACACAGAACGCTGCTCACCTGAACTGGTCAGGTAAAGAAGTTGACGACAAGCTCCACTGGATCATGGAAAACATCCACGAGCAGTGCGTGAAGTTCGGTACACAGGCTGACGGAACCATCGACTACGTGAAGGGTGCTAACATCGCAGGCTTCATGAAGGTGGCAACGGCTATGCTTGAGCAGGGTATCATCTAA
- a CDS encoding MIP family channel protein: MKKYLAEMVGTMVLTLMGCGVAVSLGCDPTGNIPAVVGTALAFGLSVVAMAYAIGGISGCHINPAITLGVFLSGRMNAKDCAMYMIFQVIGAIIGAALLYLLTSTSDGAIVGTGANDLQLGVTAIGGLLAEIIFTCVFVLVVLGATSKTNGATNNFAGLAIGLALVLVHLVCIRYTGTSVNPARSIGPAIFQGGTALTNLWIFIVGPFIGGACAACIWKLIEPSDKE, from the coding sequence ATGAAAAAGTATTTAGCAGAAATGGTCGGCACGATGGTGTTGACATTGATGGGCTGCGGTGTCGCAGTGAGTTTAGGATGTGATCCGACAGGCAACATTCCTGCCGTTGTAGGAACAGCTTTGGCTTTCGGTCTCTCCGTAGTAGCCATGGCATACGCCATTGGCGGAATTAGTGGATGCCATATCAATCCGGCAATCACGCTTGGTGTATTCCTGAGTGGTCGCATGAATGCGAAAGATTGCGCAATGTACATGATTTTCCAAGTGATTGGTGCCATCATCGGCGCTGCACTGCTCTACTTGTTGACTTCAACAAGTGACGGTGCGATTGTAGGTACTGGCGCAAACGACCTGCAACTTGGCGTAACAGCCATCGGCGGTCTGCTTGCAGAGATTATCTTCACCTGCGTATTCGTGCTCGTGGTGCTCGGTGCAACTTCAAAGACCAATGGTGCGACCAACAACTTCGCTGGTCTGGCAATCGGTCTGGCACTCGTTCTGGTTCACCTCGTCTGCATCCGCTACACCGGTACATCCGTCAATCCGGCACGCTCTATCGGTCCGGCTATCTTCCAGGGAGGCACAGCACTGACCAACCTTTGGATCTTTATCGTAGGTCCGTTTATCGGTGGTGCCTGCGCAGCATGCATCTGGAAACTGATTGAACCGTCTGATAAAGAGTAA
- a CDS encoding DUF4251 domain-containing protein, translated as MMKKIWFVAVMAAICVGCATSEATRQARAERQVKEAEAVKKGIEAKDFKINVNYVYPVGASPMQLSTPYYLKVKGDTVTSYLPYFGRAYSVPYGGGKALNFDGRILRYAAEQVKSDRMVVHMDIVNDEAEYVYTVDIFDNGSSTIDVVSNSRETIRFSGNMEMPD; from the coding sequence ATGATGAAGAAAATATGGTTTGTGGCGGTGATGGCAGCTATATGCGTCGGTTGCGCCACGTCGGAGGCTACCAGACAGGCGCGTGCCGAGCGGCAGGTGAAGGAAGCTGAGGCAGTGAAGAAAGGTATAGAGGCGAAGGATTTCAAAATCAACGTGAACTATGTTTATCCGGTGGGAGCCAGTCCCATGCAGTTGTCAACGCCCTACTACCTAAAGGTAAAGGGCGATACGGTGACGTCCTACCTGCCTTATTTCGGACGTGCCTACAGCGTGCCCTATGGCGGTGGGAAGGCTTTGAACTTCGATGGGCGGATATTGCGTTATGCTGCCGAGCAGGTGAAGTCCGACCGCATGGTCGTTCACATGGATATTGTCAACGACGAGGCGGAGTATGTCTATACGGTAGATATCTTCGACAATGGCTCGTCAACGATAGACGTAGTGTCAAACAGCCGCGAGACAATCCGTTTCTCGGGAAATATGGAGATGCCAGACTAA